The following proteins are co-located in the Calliphora vicina chromosome 2, idCalVici1.1, whole genome shotgun sequence genome:
- the l(2)37Cc gene encoding prohibitin 1 — MAAQFFNRIGQLGLGVAVLGGVVNSALYNVDGGHRAVIFDRFTGVKNEVTGEGTHFFIPWVQRPIIYDIRSQPRNVPVVTGSKDLQNVNITLRILYRPIPDQLPKIYTILGQDYDERVLPSIAPEVLKSVVAQFDAGELITQREMVSQRVSEDLTERAKQFGFILDDISITHLTFGREFTLAVEMKQVAQQEAEKARFVVEKAEQQKLAAIISAEGDASAAELLAKSFADAGDGLVELRRIEAAEDIAYQLSRSRGVAYLPGNQNTLLNLPSLAQ; from the exons ATGGCTGCTCAATTTTTCAACCGCATCGGCCAGTTGGGTTTGGGTGTCGCCGTTCTAGGCGGTGTTGTCAATTCGGCATTATATAATGTTGATGGTGGCCACCGTGCTGTTATTTTCGATCGTTTTACCGGTGTCAAGAATGAGGTGACCGGCGAAGGTACACATTTCTTCATACCCTGGGTACAACGTCCCATTATTTACGATATTCGCTCCCAGCCTCGCAATGTTCCCGTTGTGACCGGTAGTAAGGATTTGCAAAATGTCAACATTACATTGCGTATTTTATATCGTCCCATTCCCGATCAATTGCCAAAGATTTACACAATTTTGGGTCAAGATTACGATGAGAGAGTATTGCCCTCCATTGCTCCAGAAGTTTTGAAGTCTGTGGTGGCTCAATTCGATGCCGGTGAATTGATTACACAGCGTGAG ATGGTATCTCAACGCGTCTCTGAGGATTTAACAGAACGTGCTAAACAGTTCGGTTTTATTTTGGATGACATCTCCATTACACATTTAACTTTCGGTCGCGAATTCACTTTGGCCGTCGAAATGAAACAAGTAGCTCAACAAGAGGCCGAAAAAGCTCGTTTCGTTGTAGAAAAGGCTGAACAACAAAAATTGGCTGCCATTATTTCCGCCGAGGGTGATGCCTCCGCTGCTGAACTTTTGGCCAAATCCTTTGCTGATGCCGGTGATGGTCTTGTAGAATTGCGTCGTATTGAAGCCGCTGAAGATATTGCCTACCAACTATCCAGATCCCGTGGTGTTGCTTATTTGCCTGGCAATCAAAATACCCTTCTTAATCTTCCCTCCCTGGCccaataa
- the LOC135950292 gene encoding acyl-coenzyme A diphosphatase NUDT19-like, whose product MAKQLAINFRKSSSLIILAKDKVHLDKQANFKALLFNRHEKASFMPNSSVFPGGVCETADETPLWHKHFEKLGVTKDQLKPLTAVKGQVSNIFKNDNKDVLERELSLRITAIRETFEELGIIFCRDRKSLSSQDGKGYGNFREDFDRKHWQSIVHNDASKFLSLCEELEIVPDLWSLYEWSNWFTPSTFKKRFDTAFFMVALENMPDVLPEEHEVKNFAWKTPSDYLKAYFNKEIWLPPPQVYELSRLLNFTELEKVKDFAQQRSSEGNIVTMPVQFKLKNGQVSVLPGDDLYPEDPNASEKLIPIDKDVKEFREGVKNIHRLEFYTPHDAVVRQNFTPVCGHIKPLMANPKNHD is encoded by the exons atggCTAAACAATTAGCTATAAATTTCCGCAAATCCTCTAGTTTAATTATATTAGCTAAGGATAAAGTTCATTTAGATAAACAGGCAAATTTTAAAGCTCTACTATTTAACCGGCATGAAAAGGCCAGTTTTATGCCGAATTCCTCTGTATTCCCGGGCGGAGTATGTGAGACAGCAGACGAAACGCCATTGTGGCATAAACATTTCGAAAAGTTGGGTGTAACAAAAGATCAGCTAAAGCCTTTAACTGCTGTGAAGGGACAAGtatcgaatatttttaaaaatgataataaGGATGTGTTGGAAAG AGAGTTATCTTTAAGAATAACCGCCATTCGAGAAACCTTTGAGGAATTAGGCATTATTTTCTGTCGCGATCGTAAATCTCTGTCCTCACAAGATGGCAAAGGTTATGGTAATTTTAGAGAGGACTTTGATCGCAAACATTGGCAATCCATAGTGCATAATGATGCTAGCAAATTTCTTTCATTGTGTGAGGAATTAGAAATTGTACCTGATCTATGGAGCCTATATGAATGGTCCAATTGGTTTACTCCATCTACGTTTAAGAAACG CTTTGATACAGCATTCTTTATGGTTGCTTTAGAAAATATGCCCGATGTTTTGCCGGAAGAACatgaagttaaaaattttgcg TGGAAAACACCCTCGGATTACCTAAAAGCCTATTTTAACAAAGAAATCTGGTTGCCCCCACCACAAGTCTACGAGTTGTCGCGCCTGTTAAACTTCACCGAGCTGGAAAAAGTTAAAGATTTTGCTCAACAACGTTCGTCAGAAGGCAACATAGTTACAATGCCCGTACAATTCAAACTGAAAAATGGACAAGTCAGTGTTTTGCCCGGCGATGATCTGTATCCCGAAGATCCCAATGCCTCTGAGAAATTAATACCAATTGATAAGGATGTCAAAGAATTTCGCGAGGGAGTTAAGAATATACATCGTCTCGAGTTTTATACTCCCCATGATGCGGTAGTTAGGCAGAACTTTACACCTGTTTGTGGACACATTAAACCACTTATGGCAAATCCAAAGAATCATGATTAA